AACctgatgtccctgctcattttcCAAGGGGGAATTTCATCTTTAGGTGCTTCACAGTGTGAGCACTGGTGGAGAAGGGACTGCAGGACTCACctgttcttttctccttcttggAAATTCGCATTCCTGCCTGGCCTGAAACATAATGATACATTTGATAGAAGACAAAAcacatttcactttttaaaatttttctttttatccttttgaGAGAGAGACGACCTCCATAATAAAacttagtggaaaaaaaagctgaaattaaaaGTCATTTGACAACCACCTTGCCTTCCAACAAGGGAACACATAATGGCCTTTTTGCAGACAGACTTGCTAAAATCTGCCTCAAAGCGCACCAAAATGGTTTTCCACACCTGATTACTCACATGTTCACCAACTATTTTCTCCCTACCTAATTATAACAACGATAGCACATTTTGAAAGTCCCTGGAAAGCTGAGCTCAGCTTCCGGTTCAGATGGCTTCagttccttctctctctctctctcacctgCCTCCAGCGCCTTTTTACTCCCCCACATCCACCAGATGGTCCAGAACATGCGCAGCCATCCGGGCTGGGGGgcctcagcagggcagggggatgaGCTgctgcatccatccatccatccatccatccatggaaCAACGGCTGGCGCTGCTTCCTCGCTGTCCTCTCCTCTGAcctcactgccagagggcaaATCCTTCCCCTGGCTCTAGTGGAGATTAGCATGCCCCAGTGCGGAGCCATCACGTCCCCAGACATGCAACCAGGAATGCTCAGGATGAGCCGAACGTGGGAAAGCAGCTCTCAGTCCACGTACTGGGTCCGTCCCAAGTAAGGGATGTCCACGGACTGGATGATCCGGCCCGCCGTGCGCTCCTCGAAGATCACAATCTgcacagggagagagaaaatccCTTCTTACAGAGCCTGGGGGGCTTCAAATATTCTGAGGAGGAGGGCAAGGAAGCACCATTTAAAGAGCTCAGTCAGTGTGGGTCGGAACAGTGACTGAGGCTCTGCCTCGGCACCACGTGGTGCGGGGATGAAGCAGCATCACATCAGTTTTGTCTTGATTTCCAAcctgaggcagagctgtgaagTTCAGCTGCCAACCCTGTCAGCCTTTAATGGCTGtcagagccagagccagcttTGGTGCAGCACCTTCCCTCATTTTCAGAGATCTTAGGAGACAGCACTGTCCTCCCCTCTATGGCACTGGCTTTCAGCTACAGGAAATTGCTGTGCTGTGCGTGTCTGGCTCTTTGGGACAAGGATCTTTAACACCCCAACAGGCACAGAGCAATCCCAGCAGAGCCTCTCACCTCGTTGCCCCCTCTCCGTAGCCAGGGCCCAGGAAGGTAAAGAGTTTCCTGAGGTCCAATCTTCCAGTATCTTCCCAGGTTCTGACCATTGACAAACACCACTCctttctcccagccctgggatcaAGGCAGAACATGAAATTACTGATGCAGCTCTGCGGCCTCGTTAGCATCCCCACAGGAAACCAAATCTGCTTTCACACTTGCATTCTTTCCAGCCACTTTCTGCAGGTTTTCTGCTTGCTTTCCCTGTGCAaatccctgcagccaggaacATTTAAACGAGCCCTGTTGAACAGGAGTTATCCTTAATGTGCTCTCAGAAATGTGCAATTTGTGACTCCTGCTTGTATaggaaatttcttccttttgaacAGACAggccttttttccttcccaagcATGGAATATCTGCCCTCACCTCTTTCCCAGGTGACAGAAAAACTGAATTGCTGCTGGCTGGCCTGATTTACAGCAAATATAATTTTCCCAATACATGGGAAAGTGAGCAGGACAGTAAGGCTGGGCACAAGGTTGGCTCTAAGGGAGGGAAATCAGAGGAGGaagtttaataatatttaaaatctcaTCTGAAGTTCTATGCAGTCTCCCACAGAAGCATGACAGGAATGCTAACTCCCATGCCATGGCCACAAAGAAGTGACTCTTTCCATGTCACACTGAGGAGACAGGAATAAAACAAGGCcctcctttattttctgtgccCATTACTCCTCTGCAACTAGAAAACAGCATTTGCATGCCAgtaaaaaaaagactgaagtggtcactggcagctctgcagggtcaGTTTTCTCACAGGAcctctccagactgaacagaaTTACCTGGAGGAGACCCTCAGAATAATTCCCTAAGAGAGAGGGGGAGGCTACAGACACAGAGACCAGTCAGAGCTGTTGCACAAGTCCCACTAAGCAGTTTTTGTAAAAAGCTTGACCAAGAACAACCAGTGCTGTGATGCACTAAATAGAGATCAGGGGATTCCTACAAACCAGGACTTGCCTGCAGCTTCAAGAAGGtgtcctgtggctgctgctctaTCCACAGCCTCCCACGGAAGAACGCCGGCCCCACGAAATAATCCGGGACCGTGCTCCAGCCAGACACGTGCTGCAAGCTGCAAGAGAGGGACAACCCACACAGGCCACTGGGGCCACCTGCCTCTGTCCCCACcatccacagccctggcaggccAAGCTGGGCTACAAGAGGAGGATACCTGGGCCTGTCGCCACCCCTGGGGCTTCCGTGGGACATGCTTTTTACAAGAGTGTGTGGTGATGGGCCAAGGGGAAAGGATTCaggctggaaggcagcaggTTTGgattggatgttaggaaaaaattcttccctgtgagggtgctgaggccctggcacagggtgcccagagcagctgtggctgccccatccctggaagtgcccaaggccaggttggagtaacctgggatggtgggaggtgtccctgcccatggcaggggtggggtgagaggatcttaaaggtcccttccacccaaaccattctgggataAAAGCTCTGCTGAGGATCCTTCAGATTTGCCAGGGTGCTTTAAATGTCTGTGGCTTGCTAAAGGAGACTGCAGAATTCAAAGTGACAGGACTCAAACCAGACATTCCTGCCATGGCTCCTGTCCAGGAACACAAACACATCCTCCCAAGTGTGCAGTAATTAGGGGAAATATGACATGATTTCTTACCTGTGGCAACAATTTGGGAGCAGGGCACAAGCAGAAGAGGAGATAAGGAGAACAGAATTCCAAAGAAGCCTTGAGCTTCTGTAAGAAGCTGTTCCCTCCAGCCCTTACAAACTGCATCTCTTGGACTGGGGGAAGTTATTGATCCAGTGCAGCCTGGCTGCTACTGAATTATTCAACTAAAAGCCTGTGACAGCTCCTTTCACAAcactcctctccctcctcccccgaGGGGACTGTGAGCTGATTGTGTTTCAGTGCTGCTGgtcagcagccaggagctgagggTACTGGTGACTAATCTTGCTTTTGTTTGGCCATGGCAGCTCACTTGCTTTAATGCTCCTGCTGGAAATATTCCTCTAACACCCCACGGTCCAAAAGGCTGTGAGTTACCCCATCAATAAGAATCCTTCAGGTAGCCCCTCAGCACTTGGTAGAACTGCCCTTAGGCATTTCAGAATGtggacatttttccttttaaaagccattttggTTTAGCGTggcctctctctctccctcctacACAAAATGGGGCAGCTGTGATATCTTGGGGGATGCACATAAGTTGCTTTCTGGTATTAAAAACATCACTGAAAAGAGTGTCTCTGGATCATGGCCAGAGTCCATAGGGCATCTGCTGCCTGAAACATTTGCTGAggttttttctgtgtgctgacAGAGGCTCTTCAACATCCCCCTGCTAAATTTCCTTCCTTGaattaaagcaaaacaacatAAAAGAGAGGGAGCCATCTGGATTGTTAATGCACTATCAGTAGCTTTCTAGAATTAATCCATCCCTCGCCAGGCTGAATTGCTAAACATATCAGCCAGATTGGTAATTTCCAGAAAGACCCAAAATTTCCAACATGTGGGTGTGAGGGGATCCTTCCCTTTGGAAAAGCCTGGATTTACCCACCCGATCTAACCCTGCTGCAAGGAAATCTTTAAATCCTGCACAGTGGGATTAGATTTCTCCCTAAATGATGGTATGGATCAGCTGGCACCAGCTCCTGCACTATTTCAGGCAAAAGTCTCAGTGCAAAAATCCACCTCCCCACTGTTACCTCATTTAGCTGCTCCCTATTAGACACTGCACTGCTGGAAAACAGGTGGTTTGAAatgaagaaggggaaaaaaaaaaaaaaaagaaggttaaAATCCCACAAACCTTTTCATGAAGGCAGGTTTCATCTCCAAACTGTAAATCTTGAAGTTCCTCAAGGGGGTTTTATTCAAGAAGACGTCACCAATTAAGCCTGCAAGAGCAATGGGGGTAATGAGGAGTTGAGGAAGAGCTAAAGCTGATGGATTTTGCTGTTTGAATCTGAGGAACAGCAGGAGATGGAAAGCAGCCACGTTCTGCAATGGAATTAGAGTCCATATGGTCCCATTGCTCACCCAGATTGAGTGGGGAGCATCACTAAACTCTGCCCTCTCCATTCTCTCCTTCCCCTCAACTCACCAGGGcctccagccctcccagcagaacaccctgggatgtgctggcacaggcagctcctggggctcctggggctTGTTGGGCTCGGAGCTGACCatgcacacatttttttaaagcaatcaaTCCCTTCTCTAACAGGCACAGCAAAACATAACTGAGCCAGCAACaatgcccagggctgctccagggctttTCATCCCAGGATTTTAAGGCACCTGAAGAAGTCATCCACCTTTAGCACCCTTTTGTTAAAGTTGCTCTCCCTGAAGCAGGCAAAGCCTGCTCCTAATCACAGGACTGAGGCTGCCTAGGCAGCACTGAGGTTTATGCAACGTTTGTGCATTAAATAAAATCGATACAGTCACGTGCCTAACTCCATTAATCTATTTTATAGAGCTTTAGCACATAGCTCCCCACTAAAATAGAATCAACCCCTTCCAGCTCCACCACTGTGTGTGATAAGCTTGAGCATTTCAGTCAATTCTGCTCCATGGGATGCAGTTCCCTCCTCCTGACATTGTGTGAGCTTTTAAATGGTGTGATTCTCCAATATCAACCCCTCAAGGGaaaacacagattaaaaaaggtattttccttccctccctgtgaAGTAATATGCTCACAGAGCAAGAGAAAGGGAGCTGAGCATCACCTAGGAAACCTAGAGCAGTGCAAGATTCATTGATAGCCCTGGGTTTAGCTGTACCCTTATAAAATAAACCTTGGTGCAGGGCACTGAGCAGccactgcttttcctctgaTCACTCCAGACAGGGGGTGAGGCTGTTTTTTAGCACATTCCCACCGTGTTGTAGTCCAGCTCCCCCACATACATGGTGTTAACAAACACCTGCAGAACagagcacaggagagcagagcagctgctcagcactgatGTCCTGATCACATCACTCCAGCTGCATTTGGGCAGGAAATTGTCTGTGCTTCAAACTAGAACTCAAGTGTCCATAACTGTGTCACTGTCAGCGCAGGTGgcaataaaataatcaaaatattctCAAAACATTCAACATTTCCCACCAACTCCCAGTCCTGACCAGCACCATGAGAGCttacttgcttttaaaagaaagtaaCAATCATGCTTGTGGCTGTTTCAGGTAGCTTCCAGGTATTTGTGATGTGTGCAACAGAGTTGAGCCCTTAAGGTTCTTAAGTTTTAGACAAAGAAACATCTATTACTTTAATTATGGCCACAGTGATTTAGGCACTGATGTACCTTGACAATCTTCCACACTTCCTCAGGAGAATGGGACATACCCAGGGAGTTTTTGAGAGTCAGCTCCTGTAGTTTCCCTGCCCACAAGTttgtgtggcagcaggagcaaaggTTTTCAGGGACACAATCTTGGATTTATATCCTCTGTTAGGCCTTGAACAACATTGGAACTCGTGATGCTGATGGTGTTTGCAGAGACCTGAGACATCAATTCTGCTTTCCTAAGTCCTTCTGTACTGTTACAGGACTCCAAGATAGCTGACCTGAATCTGTAGCTGCTTTTACATCTGACAATAAATTATAAACACAAACATTGCCTGGAATGTTTTGGAAGAATCACAGGAGGAACACAAGTTGCTCAAAAGCAACTGGGCCCTGTGCAAagctcacagcagctctgcagcatttCCACCCTGAGAGGTCCCTGGGAGAGTTTGGGAGCACAGAACCAGACCCACCTTTCCTCTGCTCGTTCAGTGCCAGCCCATAATTGACACGGCCACGGTTCTCCACCAGGAGCCTCAGCTGCCTGAAGCCCTGCTGAAAACAAGCAAGGACAAGCATCAGCTGCAccagcctcagcagaggtgCTGAAGTGGGGAAGTGGCACCCTTACCTTTGGCAGCTGcaatttataaatttaatttaaagttcTCTACTGCAAACAGTGAGGAACTCGCAGCCCTTGCACAGATGTCTGggttgttctgtttttttgtttttttttttttttttatcttgaatttttaattctcattttgaTAGTGCCCACAGAGGCAGAAATGGAGTTTGACACAGGACAGGCTGGTGCCATAAACTCTCCCACAAGCCTGAAGAACAACAGTGCAcccaccccctcccctgctcccacagccagcacagctctggtggAATGTGCTCAATCAATACAGAGTCCTTAGTGCCAGCTTCTGCCAGGGTAAAACTGCCCTCAGAGCTAAAGACAGACATTCCCCCTCATTTCATTTGGGACCCAAAAGCCTCCAAAGCCCCTTAAAACCTGCTCTGTGCTAAGGAAGAAGAAGCCTGCAGCGATTTCATCCGCAGTAACAGGGTACAGGTACTCAGTGTTGTGGCTCTGTAAGAAGGCTGGCAACTTTTGTGCAGCGAGGGCTACAAAAACTTGAATTCTCTCCATGGAAAAGCAATGAGACGCCACTTTTCAATCACAAATGGTAACTTGGCAGTGCAATCTCACTATCTGTGTCTGATTAGGGTACCAAGCTAGTCTGGGTTAGCAGGAGGTGCCATTCTGAGACTTCTCCCCTCCAGTGATCTTGCCATCCCCACCCTGAGCAAGCCCCTGTGTTACCTGTCCCTCAGGAATGGAGAGCTCCACCGTGTTGTAGTCCAGCTCCCCCACATACACGGTGTTAACAAACACCTGCGGAACagagcacaggagagcagagcagctgctcagcactgatGTCCTGATCACACCGCTCCAGCTGCATCTGGGCAGGAAATTGTCTGTGCTTCAAACTAGAACTCAACTGTGTCCATAACTGTGTCACTGTCAGCGCAGGTGGcaataaaattatcaaaattatacatatatatataatatattatatattatatataattataattataatacatagtatatataatatatattatatattttacacataattatatatataaccAAAATTACATATTATAAATCAATAATCAAAATTCTCAGAACATTGAacatatatgtaatatatagtatatatataattatatataatcaaaattataaatatatgaaaatctATATATAtcaataatataatataatatatatcaaCATGGTGTTAACAAACACCTGCGGAACagagcacaggagagcagagcagctgctcagcactgatGTCCTGATCACACCGCTCCAGCTGCATCTGGGCAGGAAATTGTCTGTGCTTCAAACTAGAACTCAACTGTGCCCAtaactgtgtcactgtgtcactgtcagtGCAGGTGgcaataaaataatcaaaattatattatatatataaatatataatataattatatataattatattatattatatactacataattataatatatagtatatatcatatatatgtattattatatataatatatattatagattttatatataattatatatataaccAAAATTACATAATATAAATCAGTAATCAAAATTCTCAGAACACTGagcatatatataatatatagtatatatataattctatataatcaaaattataaatatataaaatataaatatatatcaaTACCACCAATATTATCTATATATCAACAATATAATATATagcaatataaataaatatcaatataaataaatatcaatataaataaatatcaatataaatatataccaatatatataaaaaatatctatatatatctatatagatCAATAATATATATCAATATAAATTTATatcaatataaatatatatcaatatatatcaaaaatatctatatatatctatatagatCAATAATGTAATATATATCAATATAAATTTATATCAATATAActatatatcaatatatataaaaatatctatatatatctatatatatcaataatataataaatatcaatataaatatatatcaaTAATCAAACTATTCTCAGAGCATTCAACATTCTGATGTTTAAAGATGTCACAAGTTTTAGCGGAGTGGAACTGGAAATTTAATTAGAAGTGACCACGGTTTGGGGCTCAGCTGAGAAGTGGAAATTCCATGTTTTCTCCCCAATTCCTGCCTCCACTCAGCCCCTGGCCCTACCTGTGCCCGGTCCCGGACGTGGTCCCTGGTGTGCAGGTGGCCCCCCCCAAAAATGACAGTCTCGTAGAGCACATATCCATAGGGCTGCCCAATGCTGGCGTTCAGAGGCAGATTCTCCATGTTCACAGGGAATTCTGACTTGATGGGCTGCACAGGAGAAGCAAATTGAGCATCAGCACTGCAAAGTCTTGTAGGGGCAGCTCCTGTATAGCAGGTGCTTCACTCTGCTGCAGGTGAGAGCCTCCCAGCTCTGGTCCAACCCAAAATCCCTCCTGACCAAAGTACCAGAAAAAGGAGCCAAGGACTTGCAAAAGTGCAATTCCAAGAGAACAGAAGGAGCAATGAAAAAGGTGAGATAAAAGATTTGAGAAAGGTGAGATTTGCTGCTTTTGCATAtccttggcaaaaaaaaaaaaaaaaaatccccaacctcACCCTTTTGGGATAAAACAAATTGCTCTAAAAGTTGATGCCTTTTAGCACAAATTGCTCTCAAAGTTGATGCCTTTTAGGTCTGGGATGCATTAAAAGAGGTGTCACTACCTGTAAAAGTGctggcagcacatcccagagaGAGATGTACTGGTGCAAGAGGATGGCACCGTAGGAGGCCTTGCTCTCAATCAtgggaggcagaggaaggggCTGGCCTGGGGTGCAAAAAGAAAGATGGAACAAAGATTTCAGACAAAATTCAAGATCCCTCCCTTGAATTCAAGATACCTCCCTCCCAGACCTCCTTTGTTCCTCCCATCCTTAATTCCCAACCAACCAGAGCCCCAGAAGGGCCAGTTTCAGTAATTCCCTAGTTGGACAGTGCTGTGGCTCCTGGGTTTGTAATTACCAATGACCATGCTGAAGAGTTGTCGCAGCTTGAAGAATTTGGATGTGTAGTCCCCAGCCTCTGTCAGCACAGCATCATAATctgggaaagcagaaaagcagcacGTGCTTTACAAACATaaagcagctctgggatggctTCATGCAAGAAATAAAAGCCCCAGGCACAATTTTCATGGCATTGTCTGCAGTGTGGAAATCTGTACACTTTAATCTGAGAGAACATCACTAAACAGCCACAAAATTCCTTAAATTAGAGAAGAGCCATTCACACTTTCAGAGATCTAATTTGCACATATCCAGAATTTCACACAGGATAAAGTCAACAATTAACTATTTTAACCACGGGCTGTTGGGATGAAAAGAGATTTATGGTAAAATTTGActtggtaaaattaaaaaacgGTGTCTTGGATCACCATCTCTCCCTAGAAAAAAGAGATATCAATTAATCATCTGTGACAGCTCTATTTACAATTCAGAATAAGGGAATCCTCCACTTCCTGGGATGGTTGGGAATTAGAAACACTCATGTAAGCCCTCTTTTAGACAGAAATTTACATCTGAGCTGTGTCCTACCTCATCTCTCCAGGACAAAGGGGTTGTGCTGATCACTTCTCAGTGTGGCTGGTTACTGTCACTAGCCCAGGGTGGTCAGGCAGTGAAAACAAACTCACCATAACTGGTGACATCTGACTTGTACTCATCAGCTTCCAAAGCCCCGTTCATGAAGCCAAAGTTGGTGCCTCCATGGAACATGTAGAGGTTGATGGATGCTCCTGTTTTGAGGATGCTTGCTACAGTATTCACCATCtctgcaaaaaaagagaaaaaaaagagatttttttgcaGCGCCACAGAGGCCACAGACCACAAATCCGGGCCAGGAATTCAAACCAGACACGTTCAGGTCATTCCTGTGCAGTCACAGTGATCTGTGTTGTGATTTGCATCTTGCCCTCAGTAAGGGGCAGCACTCCTACTGATGCACTAATACATTCAAATAATCCTCTCCTCCAGGTGACAAAGGGGCAAAGCTGTGGCCTCCAGCAGGAATTTTGCTTTTAGGAAGAAGAGTTGCAAGGACTCCTCAGCCAGACTCCTAAACCGAGCACACTAATGAACCAATTACAAAGACAATTGCAGGAGGATGAGAGTCGTTAAAGCAGTCCTGTATAGCTCTGCTTTCACTGCTCTTTAGATGCCCcgggggtttgttttttcagtAGTAGCCTTCCAGATGAGCTTTTAAACCGGGGAGAAAGTGCTGCACTCATAAGGGGCTGAACTTCACCACAAAATGTTCTACAAGAACAGCGTTTGGTGCTCACCATCTGCATCAAAGACATAGTGAGGGCCTCCCCAGTTATCAAACCACCCAGTCCAGTACTCCATCACCATCTTAGGCTGGTCTTTCTGtcaagagaaaaacagagttaAAATGGATCCAGGCCAGGCCTGCAGTCACCCCTTTTTTTCTAGAGCAGCATTGTTCAAATCCAGTGTGGTGCCATGGTTTTACAGGAGTGCTTTCTTCTTAACTGGCACAGCCAAAAAGGCACCTAAGGGCATGTGAGGAACAAGGAGCCGTGGGCCAGCAATGCCCAGAACAGGCAAGGAAGGCTTTGTGCCTCTGCTAGTCACAGAGCACGGAGCACACAATCAGGTGCTGTCAAACATtcctggatgctgctgcttgGCAGAGCTGTAGCAAAGGGACAAACCAACTGTCAGTGTTTAGCTCCTGCTAGAAACACACATTTATAAATGTCTGCTTATCTGCCACGCCACTGCCAGCTGAGAGCTTGCAggtgcagggcagccagggcttGCCAAGGTACAGCAGCAGACCTGAGCTGCTTTAATGCCTTTTTAATGCTGCATATGGTGCTGGCAGGGAAGAATTTGCAGGAATTAGGTCTTCATTAAAggctctgcacacagagcaaTTGCTTCCCATTTGTCAGTGCCTGGCAGATCCCTGAGGCCCTGCAGgatccctcctgtccccatggcaggggcagggcagtgtgtgctcagcctggctgcccctcCAGCCTCCTGGGCTTTATTTCCAGGCAGTTTTGTGTTTAATGCCACAGGAATTAAAGAAACTCGTGTTTCATTAGGAGAAAACAACTGCCTGTAATCATCTAAACATCCttggaaatatatttaatcAATCCATCCCCAGTGAACCAGTCCAAGAAGGGATTTTATCACCTTCTGGAACAAAAACCCATAAcaaggaaaagataaaacagCTTCATAACCCCTACAAACACTCCCCATCTCATAACTGGTGTGGCAAAGGAGGAGCTGCTCATCTGGGGCCATGCTGCATTCATGTGGTGGGGAAGGTGCCACCTTCTGTTCACTGGCAAGGTTTGGGCAATTTTGGAAGACCTAAAGGAGGTGAAAGCACTTCCAGCAGAGCCTcttttgccagcagaggaaaagaaaacaagtgaaaGCTGTAGGATTGAACATCCAGCATGCCAGCAGGGCTTCCCTCCACAGGCAGGCAAAAGCCAAGAGGTGAGAAGAGAATTGATCCCAGCTGCTCACATCCTTCATCTGGAGcaagcagagcacagggaaagaGGACAGAGGGTGTAAAGAGAGAGAGAACCTGTCACTAACCCCAAAACCTGCCATCCCCTCAGCGCTCCCTCATCACAATCAGGATGCTGATCACACCAAGTGTTCattcattaattaattccctccctgctgcaaaCTTCTGATAGCACAGAGGGGTTAAAAATGCTCAAGTGACACAGCAAAACCTCATAAATCTACCCTGAATGAGGCCCTGGAGGTGAACAGCCATCAGAGTGCACAGACAcacctgcagcacatcagcaaaGAGCACCCACAGCATCAGGGTGGAAGAGTCTGGGAAGAAGATGATGGAACTTCAAGAGAGAGGTTTGATAATTGTGCACTGGGGTGCTCTGGGTGTCACTTGAAGAAGTCTAACCCCTCACAACTAAActcagggcacagctggatgaAAAGTCTTTTTAGAAGGATAGCAGGATACTCAAATCCTCCTTCCCTGATTCCAGAAGGATTTGCCCTCATGAGAAGGAAACACACAAATCCCAAAGAGAATATCAGTGCTTCACTTCCAGCACTGGAAAACATGGATGAACAAAGTGTTTCTGCATCTCACCTGTACTGTGTCCAGGTATTTCAGCAGCCCAGGCTCCAGTTTCTGAAAGTTAACAGTGGCCAGTGCTagtgggaaaggaaaaatgtatcAATTTAGACTCATCCAAAATGTCTCCTCAGGAACTGCAACACCCTCTGAACCCCAAAACGACCTCCTCAGAAACCCCCCATCAAAGCCTTCACTTGGTATGCAGAATCCAAGTGAACCACAGCAGAGTGGGATCCTCCCAGGCCATCTTTCAGCTCTAATGTGCAGAGCTATTAGAGAGAGAGAGcatcagagcagctcctggggtgtCACCAGCTCTAATTAGAGCCTGTAAAGCACTTGGAGATCCTCACTTAAAAGGCACCACATAAAGGCAAACTTATTACAAAGTCCTGTCTGGATGGCACACTGCTCTCCCAGGCTTTAGCTGCAGGAATCCCTTCCCAGGCAATATCCTACAGCTTGTCATGTCTGTGGGGGTGAGCGAGAGCAACCACAGGAcaggagaggcacagagaaCTGGAGCTGCAAGAGTTCTCTGTGCTTCTGCCCATCCTCAGGCTCTGGAGGGGAAACACCTGCCTGCAGGACAGGAGACACTAACCTGGGATCAGTGTCTCAGCCCCTGGCAAGCATTT
This portion of the Vidua macroura isolate BioBank_ID:100142 chromosome 22, ASM2450914v1, whole genome shotgun sequence genome encodes:
- the LOC128818140 gene encoding beta-galactosidase-1-like protein 2 isoform X1, producing the protein MWPCGGRRQRRLGGVALLLVVLWLLLRRYYPCLLPVVSEPCENAVLLRFNWSELTPLGLWGRTLGLQTENSQFLLEGMPFRIFGGSMHYFRVPREYWEDRMLKMRACGLNTLTTYVPWNLHEKERGKFDFSKNLDLRAFLSLAAKNGLWVILRPGPYICSEWDLGGLPSWLLQDPEMQLRTTYKGFTEAVDAYFDRLMSIVVPLQYKKGGPIIAVQVENEYGSYAKDPNYMTYVKMALLNRGIVELLMTSDNKNGLSFGLVEGALATVNFQKLEPGLLKYLDTVQKDQPKMVMEYWTGWFDNWGGPHYVFDADEMVNTVASILKTGASINLYMFHGGTNFGFMNGALEADEYKSDVTSYDYDAVLTEAGDYTSKFFKLRQLFSMVIGQPLPLPPMIESKASYGAILLHQYISLWDVLPALLQPIKSEFPVNMENLPLNASIGQPYGYVLYETVIFGGGHLHTRDHVRDRAQVFVNTVYVGELDYNTVELSIPEGQQGFRQLRLLVENRGRVNYGLALNEQRKGLIGDVFLNKTPLRNFKIYSLEMKPAFMKSLQHVSGWSTVPDYFVGPAFFRGRLWIEQQPQDTFLKLQGWEKGVVFVNGQNLGRYWKIGPQETLYLPGPWLRRGGNEIVIFEERTAGRIIQSVDIPYLGRTQYVD
- the LOC128818140 gene encoding beta-galactosidase-1-like protein 2 isoform X4, producing MSHLTPTARPSPTGTAGRAPLPAPAVRFNWSELTPLGLWGRTLGLQTENSQFLLEGMPFRIFGGSMHYFRVPREYWEDRMLKMRACGLNTLTTYVPWNLHEKERGKFDFSKNLDLRAFLSLAAKNGLWVILRPGPYICSEWDLGGLPSWLLQDPEMQLRTTYKGFTEAVDAYFDRLMSIVVPLQYKKGGPIIAVQVENEYGSYAKDPNYMTYVKMALLNRGIVELLMTSDNKNGLSFGLVEGALATVNFQKLEPGLLKYLDTVQKDQPKMVMEYWTGWFDNWGGPHYVFDADEMVNTVASILKTGASINLYMFHGGTNFGFMNGALEADEYKSDVTSYDYDAVLTEAGDYTSKFFKLRQLFSMVIGQPLPLPPMIESKASYGAILLHQYISLWDVLPALLQPIKSEFPVNMENLPLNASIGQPYGYVLYETVIFGGGHLHTRDHVRDRAQVFVNTVYVGELDYNTVELSIPEGQQGFRQLRLLVENRGRVNYGLALNEQRKGLIGDVFLNKTPLRNFKIYSLEMKPAFMKSLQHVSGWSTVPDYFVGPAFFRGRLWIEQQPQDTFLKLQGWEKGVVFVNGQNLGRYWKIGPQETLYLPGPWLRRGGNEIVIFEERTAGRIIQSVDIPYLGRTQYVD